A genomic segment from Drosophila miranda strain MSH22 chromosome 3, D.miranda_PacBio2.1, whole genome shotgun sequence encodes:
- the LOC117187749 gene encoding uncharacterized protein LOC117187749: MENLTIDSEPTNDNSLAGYMWAFLWLFLGFFALVKAAQLLDHYFIAGLMGSYKPRSKEQMWLHYQAMKEQSDSQSQELRQRNTKLEGLIADLQECNRQLINENCSPQSAMGDKQMDQEPKNPHNLFIKNNHFHLTIQVLVKEERFDLSIKNPSLAPKVEPSIWMKYLKQRKSLMSCQSIVDPNAMTESTPGRTEPTILSTEEMQKIQGISSYA; encoded by the exons ATGGAAAACCTAACGATTGACAGCGAACCAACAAACGACAACAGTTTGGCAGGGTATATGTGGGCATTCCTGTGGTTGTTCCTGGGGTTTTTTGCCCTGGTCAAGGCTGCTCAGCTCCTGGATCACTACTTTATCGCTGGTCTGATGGGGAGCTACAAGCCCCGCTCGAAAGAGCAGATGTGGCTGCACTACCAGGCGATGAAAGAGCAGAGCGACTCTCAGTCGCAGGAGCTGCGTCAGAGGAACACGAAACTGGAGGGCTTGATAGCGGATCTGCAGGAGTGCAATCGCCAGTTGATCAACGAAAACTGCAGCCCTCAATCAGCAATGGGCGACAAACAGATGGACCAGGAGCCGAAGAACCCCCACAATCTCTTCATAAAGAACAATCACTTCCACCTGACCATTCAGGTGCTCGTCAAGGAGGAACGCTTCGATCTCAGCATAAAGAACCCTTCGCTGGCGCCAAAGGTGGAGCCCAGTATCTGGATGAAGTACCTGAAGCAGCGCAAGTCTCTGATGTCCTGCCAGTCCATTGTCGATCCCAATGCCATGACCGAAAGCACTCCTGGGCGCACAGAGCCCACCATATTGAGCACCGAGGAGATGCAGAAGATACAGG GCATTAGCTCTTATGCCTAG